The Dioscorea cayenensis subsp. rotundata cultivar TDr96_F1 chromosome 19, TDr96_F1_v2_PseudoChromosome.rev07_lg8_w22 25.fasta, whole genome shotgun sequence genome includes a window with the following:
- the LOC120283389 gene encoding zinc finger MYM-type protein 1-like, translated as MEIDYHSRLTAILDVVRILLVQGLAFRGHDESSSSKNKGNFLEILNWYAKRVEKVGNVINENAPGNNQLTSPMIQKQLVNACAAETTLATINEIDDSNFSLMVDESRDKSIKEQMAVILRFVNKQGQVVERFLAIQHVTDTSAFSLKVTLDELFARHGLSISKLRGQGYDGASNMRGEFNGLKTLILKENPFAFYIHCFAHQLQLVVVSVAKGKGKHQETNLAKVGDTHWGSHFTTLIHLLTMWESVLEVLQNVCQDGSVADQKGLASSLISKMESFEFVFVLHLMMKVLGITNELSNALQQKDQNIVNAMALIDTVKDRIQYLRDNRWNELLEDVRSFCDRMYIPVPNMEDKIPVRGRSRREGFHHAKLLRLAEIYYDNFSIQDLQVLKEQLHTYIHDVRRCSDFVECDHLASLAVKLVESRKHLVFPLVYPLIELALILPVATTSVERSFSAMNIIKTDLRNKIGDEWLNDMMICYIERQVFETIDDEAILVRFQNMQNRRIQLPLR; from the exons ATGGAGATCGATTATCACTCTCGTCTAACAGCTATTCTAGATGTTGTACGAATTCTTTTAGTACAAGGTCTTGCATTCCGTGGTCATGATGAGTCTTCAAGTTCTAAAAATAAGGGGAACTTTCTGGAGATACTCAATTGGTATGCCAAAAGGGTTGAGAAGGTTGGGaatgttattaatgaaaatgctcCTGGGAATAATCAATTAACTTCTCCAATGATTCAAAAACAACTGGTGAATGCATGTGCTGCAGAGACAACATTAGCAACtattaatgaaattgatgacAGTAATTTCTCACTAATGGTTGATGAGTCTCGGGATAAATCAATAAAAGAGCAAATGGCAGTCATTTTGAGGTTTGTGAACAAGCAAGGTCAGGTTGTTGAAAGATTTCTTGCGATTCAGCATGTAACTGACACTTCAGCATTTTCTCTAAAAGTAACTTTAGATGAATTATTTGCTCGTCATGGTCtatcaatttcaaaattgagaGGACAAGGGTATGATGGAGCCTCAAATATGAGAGGAGAATTTAATGGTCTGAAGACATtgattttaaaggaaaatcctttcGCATTTTATATCCACTGCTTCGCCCACCAACTACAATTAGTAGTTGTTTCTGTTGCCAAGG GAAAAGGAAAGCatcaagagacaaatcttgcAAAAGTAGGAGATACTCATTGGGGTTCACATTTTACAACTTTGATTCATCTCCTGACAATGTGGGAATCAGTTTTGGAGGTGTTACAAAATGTGTGTCAAGATGGATCAGTTGCAGATCAAAAAGGTTTGGCTTCAAGCTTGATTAGTAAAATGGAAAGCTTTGAGTTTGTCTTTGTCTTGCATTTGATGATGAAAGTGTTGGGGATCACAAATGAATTATCAAATGCTTTACAACAGAAAGATCAAAATATTGTCAATGCAATGGCATTAATTGATACTGTAAAAGATCGTATTCAATATTTAAGGGATAACAGATGGAATGAGTTATTAGAAGACGTTCGAAGTTTTTGTGATAGAATGTATATTCCAGTGCCTAACATGGAAGACAAAATACCAGTTCGGGGCCGTTCTAGGCGTGAAGG ATTCCATCATGCCAAGCTACTTCGTCTTGCAgaaatttattatgataatttttctaTACAAGATCTTCAAGTTCTAAAAGAGCAACTTCACACATACATTCATGATGTTAGAAGATGTTCTGATTTTGTTGAATGTGATCATCTTGCAAGTCTTGCTGTGAAACTAGTTGAAAGTAGAAAGCATTTGGTATTTCCGTTGGTTTATCCCCTTATTGAATTAGCTTTGATTTTACCGGTGGCAACGACATCAGTTGAAAGATCCTTCTCGGCcatgaatatcatcaaaaccGATTTGCGCAATAAGATAGGAGATGAATGGTTGAATGATATGATGATATGCTATATCGAACGCCAAGTGTTTGAAacaattgatgatgaagctatTTTGGTTCGATTTCAGAATATGCAAAACCGAAGGATTCAACTCCCACTTCGTTAG